A genomic region of Colletotrichum destructivum chromosome 1, complete sequence contains the following coding sequences:
- a CDS encoding Putative major facilitator, sugar transporter, major facilitator superfamily, translating into MKPNSSSWFSKPFLTSLLLGIGGFLYGYDSGIITPSLALKSFLTYFGNPDAPLRGAIVSVYQAGAWLGSASVGITSDRLGRRKAIAFGCVWGVVGGALMAGAAHVAMLIMGRLLVGFAVGTITGVAPVFGAEIAKTHERARITAVNQMMVAWGFFVALWTGVGEGKWHNPNQWRLGFAIQSLPALLLGVGVLLVGESPRWLCLKGRHEEAERAFRRYHHDGSNDDWCRAEFVVIRASIAEEELQAQGRRRRLSWADLFATPAFRRRLFIGSFVWAAAMLSGISFVQYYQTAIYATLQFGQDRQLLVSGLYGSVGPVACFLSLFFVDRVGRRTILVASSSLLAVCYLTITVLAAVYPAKPGLPTNEAAQRGLIACIFAVSAIYSALLGPMTWIIPPEVFTTELRAKANAIVQVIHYSISLVITQCSPIALDAVGWKYYILFILTNALCAVVFAFFYPETRGKSLEEIDELFGDVRIVHDVDVAEKADFQEVEVRQR; encoded by the exons ATGAAACCCAACAGTTCTTCCTGGTTCAGCAAGCCATTCTTAACATCGCTTCTGCTCGGTATAGGGGGGTTTCTCTACGGATA TGATTCCGGAATCATCACTCCCAGCCTGGCGCTCAAGTCCTTCTTGACGTACTTTGGCAACCCCGACGCTCCTCTACGAGGGGCCATCGTCTCCGTCTACCAGGCCGGAG CATGGCTCGGCAGCGCCTCGGTCGGCATCACCAGCGACAGGCTCGGCCGTAGGAAGGCCATTGCCTTTGGATGCGTATGGGGTGTGGTTGGCGGGGCCTTGATGGCTGGCGCTGCCCATGTCGCTATGC TCATCATGGGACGGCTCCTAGTTGGGTTTGCCGTTGGAACAATCACCGGCGTTGCTCCCGTATTCGGGGCGGAAATCGCAAAG ACTCATGAGCGAGCCCGGATCACAGCCGTCAACCAGATGA TGGTTGCTTGgggcttcttcgtcgccctgTGGACCGGGGTGGGCGAGGGGAAGTGGCACAACCCGAACCAGTGGCGCCTTGGCTTCGCGATCCAGAGCCTCCCCGCCttgctcctcggcgtcggcgtcctcctcgtcggcgagtcGCCGCGGTGGCTCTGCCTCAAGGGCCGCCACGAGGAGGCCGAAAGGGCGTTCCGCCGCTACCACCACGACGGCTCTAACGACGACTGGTGCCGGGCCgagttcgtcgtcatccgggccagcatcgccgaggaggagctgcaggcccaaggacggcggcggcggctctcGTGGGCCGACCTGTtcgcgacgccggccttcCGCAGGCGGCTCTTCATCGGCTCCTTCGTGTGGGCCGCCGCCATGCTCTCGGGCATCTCGTTCGTGCAGTACTACCAGACGGCCATCTACGCCACGCTGCAGTTCGGCCAGGACCGgcagctcctcgtcagcGGCTTGTACGGCTCCGTCGGCCCCGTGGCCTGCTTCCTGTCCCTGTTCTTCGTCGACCGCGTCGGCCGCAGGACGATCCTCGTCGCCAGCTCGTCGCTCCTGGCCGTCTGCTACCTGACCATCACGGTCCTGGCCGCCGTGTACCCAGCGAAACCGGGGCTCCCCACGAACGAGGCGGCCCAGCGCGGTCTGATCGCCTGCATAttcgccgtctcggccatctACTCCGCCCTCCTGGGCCCCATGACCTGGATTATCCC ACCAGAAGTCTTCACCACCGAACTGCGGGCCAAAGCAAACGCCATCGTCCAGGTCATCCATTACTCCATCAGCCTGGTCATAACACAGTGCTCCCCCATTGCGCTTGATGCCGTCGGCTGGAAGTACTAC ATCCTTTTCATCCTGACCAACGCTCTCTGCGCCGTCGTATTTGCGTTCTTCTACCCCGAGACTCGAG GTAAATCGTTGGAAGAAATCGACGAGCTGTTCGGGGACGTCAGGATCGTCCACGACGTCGATGTGGCTGAAAAGGCCGACTTTCAGGAAGTAGAAGTGCGACAGAGGTAA
- a CDS encoding Putative cytochrome P450, which translates to MILAIFTYSAVVVGLVYLVFTFPRLQQEWKLYSHRSQLPPGPKTIRTGLKKPWLWFRELSREYGDVVYLQMGPTPTIVLGSAQAAWDLLEKRGAVFSSRPRFIVGGELLSGGMRGLMAPYSPFWRRWRKLLHGGFMQRRSETYRPVQCLESRVLMHELLASPGDFRRHLERYAASVIVTVTYGRRVEDVATDVVVRRNAESMGRLTSVNIPGRFAVERYPVLKHVPSFLAPWKAEVLRQRQKDIRLYTELMDEVRRKVADGVAPACFAKHLIQEQAALGMTDLEIAYTAGSPFGAGVETSAGSLASFFLACVKFGPRFIPKAQEELDRAVGGDRLPTFQDLDGLAYVRAIASETLRWRPVAVLGGTPHASTADHVYKGMFIPKGSTVIAPLWSIHLNEADFPEPHEFRPERFAEQREYPGTLGHSAFGWGRRVCPGMHLGSASVALNIARVLWGFAVGPAKDEKGRDVDVDIFAYSDGFNSSPLPFPCSITPRSPRHAEVIGEEHERALEELRAYTVGPGKAF; encoded by the exons ATGATTCTCGCCATCTTTACCTACTCAGCCGTGGTCGTCGGTCTGGTATACCTTGTCTTTACATTCCCCAGG CTACAACAAGAGTGGAAGCTGTATTCCCACCGCTCCCAGCTGCCGCCGGGGCCCAAGACCATCAGGACCGGCCTCAAGAAGCCATGGCTCTGGTTCCGGGAGCTGAGCCGGGAGtacggcgacgtcgtctaCCTCCAGATGggaccgacgccgaccatcgtcctcggctcggcccaggcggcgtgggaCCTCCTCGAGAAAAGgggcgccgtcttctcgtcgcggccgcgcttcatcgtgggcggcgagctcctATCCGGCGGCATGAGGGGCCTCATGGCCCCGTACTCGCCCTtctggcggcgctggcggaaGCTCCTCCACGGCGGCTTCATGCAGAGGCGGAGCGAGACGTACCGGCCTGTCCAGTGCCTCGAGTCGAGGGTCCTCATGCACGAGCTCCTCGCGAGCCCGGGGGACTTCCGGAGGCATCTCGAGAGGTACGCAGCCTCGGTCATTGTAACGGTGACGTACGGCAGACGGGTTGAGGACGTTGCGacggacgtcgtcgtccggaGGAACGCCGAGTCCATGGGCCGTCTCACCTCGGTCAA CATCCCTGGAAGGTTCGCGGTCGAACGGTACCCCGTCCTCAAGCATGTCCCGAGCTTCCTGGCCCCATGGAAGGCCGAGGTCTTGAGGCAGAGACAGAAGGACATCCGGCTCTACACGGAGCTTATGGACGAAGTCCGGCGCAAggtggccgacggcgtcgcgcCGGCCTGCTTTGCAAAGCACCTGATACAGGAgcaggccgccctcggcatgACGGACCTCGAGATCGCGTACACCGCGGGATCGCCCTTTGGGGCTGGCGTTGAGACT TCGGCCGGGTCCCTGGCtagcttcttcctcgcctgcgTCAAGTTCGGTCCGCGATTCATACCAAAGGCGCAAGAGGAGCTCGACAGGGCCGTTGGGGGCGACAGGCTGCCGACCTTCCaagacctcgacggcctcgcgtACGTCCGGGCCATAGCGTCCGAGACCCTACGCTGGCGGCCGGTCGCCGTGCTCGGGGGCACTCCCCATGCCAGCACGGCGGATCATGTGTATAAAGGCATGTTCATACCAAAGGGGAGCACCGTCATCGCGCCCCTGTGGAGCA TCCACCTCAACGAGGCCGATTTCCCAGAGCCCCACGAGTTCCGGCCGGAACGGTTCGCGGAGCAGCGCGAGTATCCGGGGACGCTCGGCCACAGCGCCTTCGGCTGGGGCCGCCGCGTCTGCCCCGGCATGCACCTcggctcggcgtcggtggcaCTCAACATCGCGCGGGTGCTCTGGGGGTTCGCCGTCgggccggccaaggacgaaaaggggagggatgtcgacgtcgacat ATTCGCGTATTCAGACGGCTTCAACTCGAGCCCGCTGCCGTTCCCGTGCTCAATCACCCCCCGGTCTCCGCGCCACGCTGAGGTTATTGGAGAGGAGCATGAGAGGGCCTTGGAAGAGCTGAGAGCGTATACTGTTGGTCCCGGCAAGGCGTTCTAG
- a CDS encoding Putative amidase signature domain-containing protein, with translation MMKAFTLLTILGAAAADLVQTGASLRLNDVYYFVSPFSQGNPSNGSLNIKSLPRAFGFTPVTVVSDPVPKDSLAALFSNWTAKDDVWQPAFLSAIFLAGATTTCLTKASYDGSNKTQSIVLPLSSGHGIPSGPYFLDTHTGDLYQAFRLYDDFAGAFSESLLQTPEGTFQTLSAQVPSSASLTIGVPSRLYFTPTAEKPLAGVRVGVKDIYALAGVRGSNGNRAWYSLYPPASATGPAIQNLIDAGAVVVGYQKPSQFANGETATADWVDYHAPFNPRGDGYNDPSSSSSGAGASVASYPWLDIAVGSDTGGSIRGPSNVQGLFGNRPSHGLVSLDGVMPLSPTLDTPGFLTRDPYIWDEANKALYGANYTSLAGADVPVEYPKTLYTVDFPTGSGGDSDTPAAQMLNGFARDLAAFLGADLTPFNLSSSWAASAPEAVRNQTLTDVMGLTYATLITKEQTALVRDPFYADYAAAHDGRLPFVNPVPLARWAWGDRQPATALADAKTNKTLFAEWFNTQVLPPAAVGNSTTTTTCSSGLLLYIGSAGFASPRNRYPSSPPGAPPMGFSNGRLSVFSGAPDHVFPLGEVAGPSSVTNHIEVLPVTVDIMAARGCDGLLVRLAQDLVGAGLLKVPEAGGTLAGGEILMRRDVHEWL, from the exons ATGATGAAGGCCTTCACTCTGCTGaccatcctcggcgccgccgccgctgaccTCGTTCAGACTGGCGCGTCTTTGCGGCTCAACGACGTATACTACTTCgtctctcccttctcccaAGGCAATCCCTCCAATGGATCTCTCAACATCAAGTCGCTCCCTCGTGCCTTTGGCTTCACCCCCGTCACCGTCGTATCCGACCCTGTCCCCAAGGACAGCCTCGCGgccctcttctccaactGGACGGCCAAAGACGATGTCTGGCAGCCGGCCTTCCTGAgcgccatcttcctcgccggcgccaccaCCACGTGCCTGACAAAGGCCAGCTACGACGGCAGCAACAAGACGCAGTCCATCGTCCTCCCGCTCTCTTCGGGCCACGGCATCCCTTCCGGCCCGTATTTCCTGGACACCCATACCGGCGACCTCTACCAGGCCTTTCGCCTAtacgacgacttcgccggcgccttctCCGAGTCCCTGCTGCAGACCCCGGAAGGCACGTTCCAGACCCTCTCGGCCCAggtgccgtcctcggcgtcgctgACCATCGGCGTCCCGTCCCGGCTCTACTTcacgccgacggccgagaagcccctggccggcgtccgcgtcggcgtcaaggacatctacgccctcgccggcgtgcGCGGCTCCAACGGCAACCGGGCTTGGTACTCTCTCTAtccgccggcctcggccacgggCCCGGCCATCCAGAACCTtatcgacgccggcgccgtcgtcgtcggctacCAGAAGCCCTCGCAgttcgccaacggcgagacCGCTACCGCTGACTGGGTAGACTACCACGCGCCCTTCAACccgcgcggcgacggctaCAACGacccctcgtcctcctcctcgggcgccggcgcctccgTCGCCTCGTACCCTTGgctcgacatcgccgtcggcagcgaCACGGGCGGCTCCATCCGCGGCCCCTCCAACGTCCAGGGTCTGTTCGGGAACCGCCCGTCCCACggcctcgtcagcctcgacggcgtcatgCCGCTGTCCCCGACGCTCGACACCCCCGGCTTCCTGACGAGGGACCCGTACATCTGGGACGAGGCGAACAAGGCGCTGTACGGCGCCAACTACACCTCTCTCGCCGGTGCCGACGTCCCCGTCGAGTACCCCAAGACGCTCTACACGGTCGACTTCCCGACTGGCAGtggcggcgacagcgacacGCCCGCCGCGCAGATGCTCAACGGCTTCGCGCGCGACCTAGCCGCGTTCCTCGGCGCGGACCTCACCCCGttcaacctgtcgtcgtcctgggccgcgtcggcgcccgAGGCCGTGAGGAACCAGACGCTGACGGACGTTATGGGGCTCACGTACGCGACGCTCATCACCAAGGAGCAGACGGCTCTCGTCCGCGACCCCTTTTACGCCGACTACGCCG CCGCCCATGATGGCCGCCTTCCCTTCGTCAACCCCGTCCCCCTCGCCCGCTGGGCCTGGGGCGACAGACAGCCCGCCACGGCGCTCGCCGACGCAAAGACCAACAAGACGCTCTTCGCCGAGTGGTTCAACACCCAGGTCCTCCCcccggcggccgtcggcaactcgacgacgacaacgacgtgCTCCTCGGGCCTCCTCCTGTACATCGGCAGCGCCGGCTTCGCGAGCCCGCGGAACCGGTACCCGTCCAGCCCGccgggggcgccgccgatgggcTTCTCCAACGGCCGGCTCAGCGTCTTCAGCGGCGCGCCAGACCACGTCTTCccgctcggcgaggtcgccggcCCCAGCTCCGTGACGAACCACATCGAGGTGCTCCCCGTGACGGTGGACATCATGGCCGCCCGGGGCTGcgacggcctgctcgtcAGGCTGGCGCAGGACCTGGTCGGGGCCGGGTTGTTGAAGGTCCCCGAGGCCGGGGGCACGCTTGCCGGGGGCGAGATCCTCATGAGAAGGGATGTGCACGAGTGGTTGTGA